A genome region from Nicotiana tabacum cultivar K326 chromosome 13, ASM71507v2, whole genome shotgun sequence includes the following:
- the LOC142168330 gene encoding uncharacterized protein LOC142168330 produces the protein MTELQIHRSTLPLTQIAVKGNDLAPHKIEFLLLRKFCETLTRGVLTWYSLLPEHSIDSFEMLADFFIKAHAGSRKVQARNVDIFRSAQGESELLREYVTRFQKEMMLLLAVLNEWAAEAFTKGLNLRSSDASRRLKESLLEFRATTWADVHNWYELKIRIEDDQVGFPSSTKGRGKNREKMKGDIDMDRRTSRGQFLPYERTEDRDRNFRTSYRFTVGGRTDRGRNNRSLQDREVSGSRGSSYPRLSEYNFNVSIVELVSAMRSIKEARFPRPMKSDPSQRDTNLWCEYHGTNGHRTGDCRNLREEVATLLKNGHLREFLSDRAKNNYGWNRGDAEASKAGEEPPCQTINMIFRGNEINGVTFSAAKKTKVSISHSKRLWEDDITFTDEDADGLLLPYNDAPVTT, from the exons ATGACAGAACTTCAGATCCACAGGAGCACATTACCACTTACGCAAATAGCAgtgaaaggaaatgatttggCTCCTCACAAAATTGAGTTCTTGTTGCTGAGGAAATTTTGTGAAACTCTTACGAGGGGAGTTTTAACGTGGTATTCACTAttgcccgagcattccatagattcctttgaaatGCTCGCGGATTttttcatcaaggctcatgccggTTCCAGAAAGGTGCAGGCCCGAAATGTCGACATATTCAGGAGCGCGCAAGGAGAGTCCGAGTTATTACGAGAGTACGTCACCCGGTTCCAGAAGGAAATGATGTTACTATTGGCGGTCCTgaatgaatgggcagctgaagcattcaccaaaggttTAAATCTGAGAAGTTCGGATGCTTCCCGGAGGTTGAAGGAAAGTTTGCTCGAGTTCCGAGCGACgacttgggcggatgtccacaacTGGTATGAGTTGAAAATAAGGATCGAAGACGATCAGGTTGGCTTTCCATCGTCGACCAAAGGACGGGGGAAGAACAGAGAAAAAATGAAAGGTGATATTGACATGGATAGACGAACTTCGAGAGGCcaatttttgccctacgagcggACAGAAGATCGCGACAGGAACTTTCGGACATCATACAGGTTCACCGTTGGTGGAAGGACCGATCGTGGTCGGAACAACCGATCGCTGCAGGATAGAGAAGTCTCAGGGTCGCGAGGTTCTTCTTACCCAaggttatcagagtataacttcaatgtcAGTATCGTAGAGttggtgtcagccatgagaaGTATTAAAGAGGCACGATTCCCAAGACCTATGAAATCCGATCCTAGCCAGAGGGATACTAATTTAtggtgtgaatatcatggcactAACGGCCACCGGACTGGGGATTGCCGAAACCTCCGAGAAGAAGTGGCAACGCTGTTAAAaaatggtcacctcagagaattcttgagcgatCGAGCTAAAAACAACTATGGTTGGAACAGGGGCGATGCGGAAGcctcgaaagcaggagaagaacctCCATGCCAAACGATCAACATGATATTCAGAGGGAATGAaattaacggggtcaccttttcggcagCAAAGAAGACAAAAGTGTCGATATCTCATAGTAAGAGGCTCTGGGAAGACGATATCACATTCACGGACGAAGATGCGGATGGATTACTACTGCCGTACAATGACGCAccg gtgaccacttga